From the genome of Brevundimonas sp. NIBR11:
TTCACATAGCCCGAACTCTGTAAGGCTCCCTGATCCCAGTCTGCCTGCCTAGCAGTGGCCCTTCTCTGCTTGATTTCAGGACTGCCGAACTCTTCGTCAGGTATCAAATCCCGCAGCGCCGCCTCGGCACGTGACAGCTGATCGCGCGGCCCGCGAAGCCGGTTGAGGATTGTTTCTCGATCCCTTTCGCGATCCTGTACCGCGCAGTCTTCATAGAAGCTTTGGAGTTCCCGCGCGCGCATATCATGTAGGTCAGCCTCAAACCGCTCCTCCTCCGCGTTAGTAGAAGGGATCAAAGCAGGCGGCTTGCCATCGTCGAAAAGCGCCTGAGCTTCCCTTATCGCGTTGTCAGTTTCTACGGCCTTCCGATGGCAGCGGGTCTTCGCTTCGGCCCTGTCCTTGGTACCTAAGGAAAAGCGCCATTCGGTTCGCGGCTTGCCGGTGGCCGTACGAAAATACGGCCGCAAATGCTCAGGCACAGATCGCCGGAACGCATAGACGGCGCGGTCTGAGTTCAGGTAGCTGCACATAAAGCCTCCAGTGTTACGATCGTAACACCCAGCTGAGAAATGCGCTTGTTTTCTTTGGCTTTCCTAGGTCGATCAATGACCTAGAAGACGGTGGCGGAGAGGGTGGGATTCGAACCCACGGTACCCGTAAAGGCACGCCGCATTTCGAGTGCGGTACATTCGACCACTCTGCCACCTCTCCGCGGGGCCGTAGTGCGCTTGGTCGACAGCGAGCGGCTTCTCTAATGGGGTGAGGCCCGCGCCGCAAGCGGGTCTGGACGATTTTCCGTCTAGCGAAGCGCAGGCAGGGCGAGGCCCGGGGCCTGGCCGTCGCGGGGGCCGGCGCCGGTGAAGCGGAACAGCTCCGCCGGCCGGCCCCCGGTGCCGGTGGAGAGGCGGCCGGTGGGCTCGACAAGGCCCGTTCGTTCGACGCCGCGGCGGAAGTTCTGCTTGTGCAGGTTCAGGCCCACGACGGCCTCCGCGGCGGCCTGGAGGGCGGAGAGGGTGAAGGTGTCCGGTGTCAGCTCGAACAGGACAGGGCGATAGCGCAGCTTGCTGCGGAGGCGGCCCAAGCCGGTCGCCAGGATGCGACGGTGGTCGGAGGCCATGGGACGATCCGACAGGTCGAGCGGCGCGGCGTCGTCGCGGTCGCGGGCGGCCTCGGCGACCAGACCGGCTTCGTAGAGCAACTCGTAGCGTTCCAGGACGCGGGTCTCGTCCCAGCGGGCCGAAGGCGACGTGGCGAACAGGGCTTCGATGCGTTCGACACGACGCGGGTCGCCGTCGGCCCAGGCGGTCAGGGCTTCGACGATCGGGGCGGCCGCCGCAACGCGGCGGTCCTCCCAGGGGAAGATTTCGAGCGCCGGGGTCCAGCGGGCGCCGGGCGGGGCCATGTCGACGGCGTCGGCGGTCAGGGCGAGGTAGCCGACCGAGACCTCGCGCTGGCGATCAGGTCCTGGGGTGGGACGCGGCGCGGCGCGGCCCGCGTCGCCGAAGGTGTAAAGCTGTTCGACGAATCCGAGGCCGAAGCCGGTCTGGGCCGTCACGAAGGATCGCAGGGCGCGTTCGAATGTGCGATCCTCGGCGGGGTCGAACGGGCCGAAGGGCAAAGCCAATTCGTGCTCGGGGGTCTCGGTGGTGAGGACGCACAGGCGGCCGGAGCGCAGGGCCATGACGACGGCGGACAGGCCGATCCGGACCCCATGCTCTCCGCCCCAACGCATGCCGCTATTCCGTGTGCCAGGCGTCGGCGGCGGGCAGGATGCCCACAGCCTCGGCGAGGATGCGATAGCGCTCGAGGTAGCGCTGCTGGGCGATCGGGGGGGGCAGGGGATCGATGACGAGGTCGTAGCCGGGGGGCGGGGCGCCGAAGAAGCCGAGCGCTTCGGTTTCGCTGAAGCCGGCCAGCTGAGTGGCTTCGAAGAAGGCGCAGGCCCGGTCGGCGCTCTTGATCAGCTTCTTGATCGGCTGGGGCGTCTTGGGCGGCAGGCCGAAGCGCACGTGGATGGCGTCTTCCAGCCGAGCCTCGAAGGATTTGTAGCTGACGCCCAGGGCCGCCTTGAAGGGCGAGATCATGTCGCCGATGACGTACTCCGAGGCGTCGTGGAGCAGGGCGGCGAGACGCCATTTGGGCTCCAGTCCCGGCTTGATGTGGGCGGCGATCTCCTCGACGACGCAGGAGTGCTGGGCGACCGAGAAGGCGTGCTCGCCGAGGGTCTGGCCGTTCCAGCGGGCCACGCGGGCCAGGCCGTGTGCGATGTCCTCGATCTCGATGTCGAACGGCGAGGGATCCAGCAGATCGAGGCGTCGGCCCGAGAGCATCCGCTGCCAGGCCCGGGGAGCGGGTGTCTTGGAAGCGCGAGGGGAGGGGGCAGAGGCCAAGGCGGTGATCCAGACGGCGAACGGCAGGTCAGGTGACCCATCCCGGCGGCCGGATCAAGCGTCAGTGCGCCTATTCGCCGACGTTCAGGGTCACCAGATCCTTGGCGGAATCGAAGACCCCGTCCGAGTTGCGGTCCTTTGCGCGGACGGTGGCGATGACGATGGGGCCGCCGACCGGACCCCGCGCCTCGTAGCCGACCAGGCGCCAGCCGTCGTCGGCGGGGCGGGAATCGGTCAGCATATAGGTGCGGCGGGTGGCCTCGCCGGGAGCGCGTGTGCGGATCTCGGCGGCGTTGTCATGGGCCTGGATGCTGACGCTCTCGTCGGAGGAGGCCATTTCGACATTCTGGCTGCTGTCGTCGGCATTGATGTGGAAGCCGGCGATGTTGACGCTGGCCTTGTCGCCGTCGGCGTCGATGCGGACGCCGGGGAGGCGGACGCGGGCCCGGTCGCCATCGGCCTGGATGTTTACGCCGGGGGCGCTGACCGAGGCGCGGTCGCCGGCGGCGTCCGCGGCGGCGGCGGCGGTGTCAGCCTCTGTCGCGGCGATATCGGCCTGGACCTGGGCGTTGTCGGCGGCGGTCTGGGCGGCGGCCGCATCGGCGGAGGCGCGGAGTTCGGCCGTGGTGTGCGGCATGTCGGCGGACAGGGTGCTCTCGAACCGCTGCAGGACGGCGTCCACGGTCTGGTCGCTG
Proteins encoded in this window:
- a CDS encoding methyltransferase type 11, which gives rise to MRLLLASICTACLMTAACDGDSVRISSTTTDTDAKGILKVVNTLQCPEAIGVLTRKGTAHAGGATCLYSGPRGAEVSLQLITVSDQTVDAVLQRFESTLSADMPHTTAELRASADAAAAQTAADNAQVQADIAATEADTAAAAADAAGDRASVSAPGVNIQADGDRARVRLPGVRIDADGDKASVNIAGFHINADDSSQNVEMASSDESVSIQAHDNAAEIRTRAPGEATRRTYMLTDSRPADDGWRLVGYEARGPVGGPIVIATVRAKDRNSDGVFDSAKDLVTLNVGE
- a CDS encoding NAD regulator — its product is MRWGGEHGVRIGLSAVVMALRSGRLCVLTTETPEHELALPFGPFDPAEDRTFERALRSFVTAQTGFGLGFVEQLYTFGDAGRAAPRPTPGPDRQREVSVGYLALTADAVDMAPPGARWTPALEIFPWEDRRVAAAAPIVEALTAWADGDPRRVERIEALFATSPSARWDETRVLERYELLYEAGLVAEAARDRDDAAPLDLSDRPMASDHRRILATGLGRLRSKLRYRPVLFELTPDTFTLSALQAAAEAVVGLNLHKQNFRRGVERTGLVEPTGRLSTGTGGRPAELFRFTGAGPRDGQAPGLALPALR
- a CDS encoding HD family hydrolase; amino-acid sequence: MLSGRRLDLLDPSPFDIEIEDIAHGLARVARWNGQTLGEHAFSVAQHSCVVEEIAAHIKPGLEPKWRLAALLHDASEYVIGDMISPFKAALGVSYKSFEARLEDAIHVRFGLPPKTPQPIKKLIKSADRACAFFEATQLAGFSETEALGFFGAPPPGYDLVIDPLPPPIAQQRYLERYRILAEAVGILPAADAWHTE